GGGCGCGCGTCGAGATAGATGGCGGTCAACGGATGGGCCGGCCGCCCGCCGAGATTCGCGCGGTGAAACGGTACAGGGAGCACGACGTCGTACCGCCGGCGGACGCCGGTCTCGAGTAACCACCCGGCGAGCGCGCGGCCGAGCGCCACGATCGCCCAGACCTCCACCCGCTTGGCGGCGAGGACCAGCCGCTCGACGTCGCCGCGCTTGTAACCGAGCACCACGTCCGCACGCCCGAGGCGCGACCACGCGCGCGCGCAGCCGAGACCGCGGCACCCCGGGCCGCTGCGGGGCTGCGCGCAGCGCGGGCACGCGTCCGGCCCGATGGGCACGACGGCAGGGGCGAGGCAGCCGGGCGCGATCGGATAGCCCGTTCCGCAGCACAGGCAGGGGCGAGCCTGCGGCGTCGCGTGCGCGCGAAGCACCCGCCAGAGCGCCCCCGGCGCGGGTTCCACCGGTCGGGCCCGTCAGAACGGCGCCGCCGCGCCGGACTGCATCGCGCGGTCCAACGTCCGGTAGCCGATCGCCTCGGCCACGTGCGGCGCGCCGATGGACGCGTCGCCGCCGA
This genomic interval from bacterium contains the following:
- a CDS encoding phosphoribosyltransferase family protein: MEPAPGALWRVLRAHATPQARPCLCCGTGYPIAPGCLAPAVVPIGPDACPRCAQPRSGPGCRGLGCARAWSRLGRADVVLGYKRGDVERLVLAAKRVEVWAIVALGRALAGWLLETGVRRRYDVVLPVPFHRANLGGRPAHPLTAIYLDARPAARPRLPLDDLAPPLLVRRRPSSGRWARSERERWRAARGAVRLGYPTRLLRGARVLVVDDVLTSGATLSECARVILDDGGAATVDAVVLARQPWREP